The following proteins come from a genomic window of Candidatus Hydrogenedentota bacterium:
- a CDS encoding ABC transporter permease, which yields MGNEVLVGQARAWLSRSVMDIVLLAICVGLALSAPNFLSLENFLNILRSVSMMGLIAFGMTMIIIAREIDLSVGSAVALSGCIAAKLIEAGMPIPFAMLLTVVSGALLGAFTGFMRVKFEVPSFITTLALFTAERGFALMITKGFPIAIASEWYSFLGGGYLFGVPFPAIIFVIAFAAIHFLMKYTVFGGAVYAVGGNDEAARLSGINVAFVRVMVFAITGGLAAVSGLLMSSRIASGSPTLAQGLELDVIAAVIIGGTSFSGGIGTVRGTLIGILFIGVISNGMTILNLDPFFQYIVRGGLILAAVLANRLQEVKK from the coding sequence ATGGGTAACGAAGTACTGGTCGGCCAGGCGCGTGCGTGGCTCTCTCGCTCGGTAATGGATATTGTCCTCCTCGCAATTTGCGTCGGTCTGGCGCTCAGCGCGCCAAACTTTCTGTCCCTGGAGAATTTCCTCAACATCCTGCGCTCCGTGTCGATGATGGGGCTTATCGCCTTCGGCATGACCATGATCATCATCGCCAGGGAGATCGATCTCAGCGTCGGTTCCGCCGTGGCGCTCTCGGGTTGTATCGCCGCGAAACTCATCGAGGCCGGCATGCCCATCCCCTTCGCCATGCTCCTCACCGTCGTCTCGGGTGCGCTCCTCGGCGCATTCACCGGATTCATGCGCGTGAAGTTTGAGGTCCCCTCGTTCATCACCACCCTCGCCCTCTTCACCGCCGAGCGCGGTTTCGCCCTCATGATTACCAAGGGCTTTCCCATCGCCATCGCGTCGGAGTGGTACAGCTTTCTGGGTGGCGGCTACCTCTTCGGGGTGCCCTTTCCCGCCATCATCTTTGTAATTGCCTTCGCAGCGATTCACTTCCTCATGAAGTATACGGTCTTCGGCGGCGCCGTCTATGCCGTCGGGGGAAACGACGAAGCCGCCCGTCTCTCCGGTATCAACGTGGCATTCGTCCGGGTCATGGTATTCGCCATCACGGGCGGACTCGCCGCGGTCAGCGGGCTGCTCATGTCCTCCCGCATCGCCAGCGGATCGCCCACCCTGGCCCAGGGGCTGGAGCTGGACGTCATCGCCGCCGTCATCATCGGCGGCACCAGCTTCTCCGGCGGCATCGGCACGGTTCGCGGCACCCTCATCGGCATTCTGTTCATCGGCGTCATCTCGAACGGCATGACAATCCTCAATCTGGACCCATTCTTTCAATATATCGTGCGCGGCGGCCTGATCCTGGCCGCGGTATTGGCAAACCGACTGCAGGAGGTCAAGAAATGA
- a CDS encoding sugar ABC transporter ATP-binding protein, producing the protein MTSTPNLEARNIRKVYPGTVALNDVSLSFMPGEVHALIGKNGAGKSSLVKILSGASRPTAGGIYVAGEPVELRSPRDAFQKGIATVYQELSLVPGLTVAHNMLLADLPTKFGGLCIDWTAVYDRAAEILESLNLEINPHRPVNTLGMAGQQMVEIAKAMSFRPKVLMLDEPTSSLANDETESLFRLIRELSARGVAIVYISHRLQELKRIAHKVSALRDGDLVGTIPIEEADPATIAHMMFGEVVPRHRPENLVVGEGTVLEARNLNRAGKLHDVSLSVKRGEILGIAGLVGAGRTELLRTLCGADRLDSGEILVEGKTVERPTPARMKEFGIGLTPENRKEEGLVLNLNTRENICLASLRRFSWHGVTSRARQEPTVKRNIEELHIRVPNVEAPVATLSGGNQQKVVVGKWLNTEPRILLLDEPTRGIDIQAKQQIFQLIWDLSKKGISTIFVSSELEELVDVCHRILVMREGRIVGEVQPDSVTPQKLFEYCVDADASLESASHG; encoded by the coding sequence ATGACCTCCACACCCAATCTTGAAGCAAGAAATATTCGCAAGGTCTATCCCGGCACCGTCGCGCTGAACGACGTGAGCCTGTCGTTCATGCCCGGAGAAGTGCACGCCCTCATCGGCAAGAACGGTGCCGGAAAGAGCTCCCTGGTCAAGATCCTCTCCGGAGCCTCGCGCCCCACCGCAGGCGGCATCTATGTTGCGGGAGAGCCGGTGGAGCTCCGCTCGCCCCGCGACGCCTTCCAAAAGGGGATTGCCACCGTATATCAGGAGCTCAGCCTCGTGCCCGGGCTTACCGTCGCCCACAACATGCTCCTGGCCGATCTGCCCACGAAATTCGGGGGCCTTTGCATCGACTGGACCGCCGTTTATGATCGCGCCGCGGAAATCCTGGAAAGCCTGAATCTCGAGATTAATCCCCATCGACCGGTGAACACCCTGGGCATGGCGGGGCAACAGATGGTCGAGATAGCCAAGGCCATGTCCTTCCGCCCAAAGGTCCTTATGCTGGACGAGCCGACCTCGTCGCTGGCGAACGACGAGACCGAGAGCCTGTTTCGACTCATTCGCGAACTTTCCGCACGGGGAGTCGCCATCGTCTATATTTCCCACCGACTTCAGGAGTTGAAGCGCATCGCCCACAAGGTGTCCGCCCTGCGCGATGGCGACCTCGTAGGCACGATCCCCATCGAAGAGGCCGACCCCGCCACCATTGCCCACATGATGTTTGGCGAGGTCGTCCCGCGCCACCGGCCGGAAAACCTGGTGGTGGGAGAGGGCACCGTACTCGAAGCGCGCAATCTCAATCGCGCGGGCAAGCTTCACGATGTGTCGCTCTCCGTGAAACGCGGCGAAATCCTGGGCATCGCGGGGCTCGTCGGCGCCGGGCGTACGGAGCTGCTCCGCACCCTGTGCGGCGCGGACCGGCTCGACTCGGGCGAGATCCTGGTGGAGGGAAAGACCGTTGAGCGGCCCACCCCCGCGAGGATGAAAGAGTTCGGCATAGGGCTTACCCCGGAAAACCGCAAAGAGGAGGGCCTCGTGCTCAACCTCAACACACGGGAAAACATTTGCCTCGCCAGCCTGCGCCGCTTCTCGTGGCACGGCGTCACATCGAGAGCCCGGCAGGAGCCCACGGTGAAGCGAAACATCGAGGAACTCCACATCCGCGTACCCAATGTGGAGGCACCCGTGGCCACCTTGAGCGGCGGCAATCAGCAGAAGGTGGTGGTGGGAAAGTGGCTCAACACCGAGCCACGCATCCTCCTCCTCGACGAGCCCACCCGGGGCATCGACATTCAGGCCAAGCAGCAGATCTTCCAGTTGATCTGGGATCTCAGCAAGAAAGGCATCAGCACCATTTTTGTTTCAAGTGAACTGGAGGAGCTGGTGGACGTGTGCCACCGAATCCTCGTCATGCGGGAAGGCCGGATCGTGGGCGAAGTTCAGCCCGATTCGGTGACGCCCCAGAAATTGTTTGAGTATTGTGTGGACGCGGACGCGTCGCTAGAAAGTGCATCCCATGGGTAA
- a CDS encoding substrate-binding domain-containing protein, with protein MRSILYRRAKNLMAGVAVAGLCAAMAGCQPRPKEDDGRVTIGAIVFQEDQYFHLIQQGMRDAADRLKVELMVNNSFGALDKEIAIVDTYLANQVDALVVAPLSPQSSIPALKRAHDKGIPVVTYDAHVDADFPASNIRSDQVELGRITGEAARVFIETKLGGKAKVAIVQYIALAPETASQRVKGFKDEITKLPGVEIVTEQDAWLAPEATSLVENMLTANPAIDLIWAANEGGTVGAVNAAATANKKNTGHHVYVFGTDMSEQIGTFLLSEEDVLQAVTGQKPFDIGAQAITTALAALKKEPVEKKVALPGILFSRADAVGTREYMARLKELAQ; from the coding sequence ATGCGCTCTATCTTATACAGACGAGCAAAAAACTTGATGGCGGGCGTGGCTGTCGCGGGCCTTTGCGCGGCCATGGCCGGGTGTCAACCGCGGCCAAAGGAGGACGACGGGCGCGTCACCATCGGCGCCATCGTCTTTCAGGAAGACCAGTACTTTCACCTCATTCAGCAGGGCATGCGGGATGCCGCCGACCGACTGAAAGTGGAACTGATGGTCAACAACAGCTTCGGCGCGCTCGATAAGGAGATTGCCATCGTCGATACGTATCTGGCGAATCAAGTCGACGCCCTCGTCGTCGCGCCCCTGAGTCCCCAAAGCTCCATTCCCGCACTGAAGCGCGCCCACGACAAAGGTATTCCCGTCGTCACCTACGACGCCCACGTGGACGCCGACTTCCCGGCGAGCAACATCCGCAGCGATCAGGTGGAGCTGGGGCGCATCACGGGCGAGGCCGCCCGCGTCTTTATTGAAACGAAACTGGGTGGAAAGGCAAAGGTCGCCATCGTGCAGTACATCGCCCTGGCGCCCGAGACCGCGAGCCAGCGCGTGAAGGGCTTCAAGGACGAAATCACCAAACTGCCCGGTGTGGAAATCGTCACCGAGCAGGACGCCTGGCTTGCGCCCGAGGCCACCTCCCTCGTGGAAAACATGCTCACGGCCAATCCCGCCATCGATCTTATCTGGGCCGCCAATGAGGGCGGTACCGTGGGCGCGGTCAACGCCGCCGCCACCGCGAACAAAAAGAACACGGGCCATCATGTATACGTCTTCGGTACCGATATGAGCGAGCAGATCGGGACTTTCCTGCTCTCGGAGGAAGACGTCCTCCAGGCCGTCACCGGACAGAAACCCTTTGACATCGGGGCCCAGGCCATCACAACCGCCCTGGCGGCCTTGAAGAAGGAACCTGTGGAGAAGAAAGTGGCCCTGCCGGGTATTCTCTTTTCCAGGGCCGACGCGGTGGGCACGCGGGAGTACATGGCCAGGCTGAAGGAGCTCGCGCAGTAA